The Arcobacter porcinus sequence ATTTAAGTCCAATTCAATATAAAGCTATAAATAAACTTTTTGAACTTGGTTATAAACATGGTTTTTACCAAAATTTAATAAAAGCAGAAGAATTTTTAATCCCAAGTGAGTATGAAGAGCTAAGAAACAGTTAATGGAAAACTACTTTAAAACAATAGATTTTAAAAGATACTCTTCAATTCATATTGGAAGCCAAAAAGAAGTTTTAGTAATAAATCAAATATCAGATTATGAAGATTATCAGATTATTGGAAGAGGAAATAATCTTCTAATCTCTCCTGATTGCAATAAAAAATTTGCAATTTTAGGTGAAAACTTTGATTATATAGAAGAAAAAGAAAATTTAATTTATGTTGGATGTGCTACAAGTAGTGGAAAACTTCTTACTTATACAAGAAAAAATAATATTGCAAATTTAGAGTTTTTAGCAAAATTACCTGGAAATTTAGGTGGTTTAGTAAAAATGAATGCTGGGCTTAAATCTTGGGAAATTTTTAATTATGTTCACTCTATAAAGACAAAAGATGGATATATAAAAAAAGAAGATTTGGATTTTTCTTATAGACATACAAATATAAATACAATTATTTATGAAGTTGTTTTCCAAAAAGAGCTAGGTTTTAGCAAAGAAAGACAAGATGAATTTGTAAAGATGAGAGACAACCAACCTCAAAAACCAAGTGCTGGAAGCTGTTTTAAAAATCCAAAAGATGATTTTGCAGGAAGATTAATAGAAGCTGTCGGTCTAAAAGGATATAGAATTGGAGATATGGAGTTTTCAAATACTCATGCAAACTTCTTAGTAAATCATGGAAATGGTACATTTGAAGATGCAATTTCTTTGATAAATCTTGCAAAACAAAAAGTAAAAGAACAATTTAACATAGAATTAGAAACTGAAATTATAGTTTTTTCTTAAATATTATCTCTTATGCTGATAAAGAAGTTTCTCATTCAAAAATTATAAATTTAGATTTTTAATATGAAAAAAGATTTAAAAATCACTTATCTAAAAAAACCAATGAAGTTTTAAAGAAACGATAATTGAAGATATTGGTTTTAGAGGAGATATCTATTAATATTTATTAAATTCTTTATTCTCAATTCATTTTTAATCTCATATATTTACATTATTTAAAATTAAAGTTAAACAAAGGTTAATTAAACTAGTATTAAGAAAAGTAATTATTTTAAAGGAGTTTTTGATATGATTATAAATACAAGTACATCTTCATTTAGCTCACAAAGTGGAATTAAAGTAACACAACACAATAATTCTTCAAATAACTCTAATAATAAAAATGAAGTAAATCTAAATATTAATTCTAATACTTTAAATAGTTTAAATAAATTATCCTCTTTAGATGAACAAACTTTTTTAAAAGCCAATACTAATGGATATGTAAATCTTGAATCAAAAATTGCAAGAGAAAGATTAGAAGATATTTATTCAAAAACAACAAAAGAAAATTTAAAATTTAAAGATCCTGAATCTCATATAAATAATAAATATTTTTCTCCTACATATCCGCACTATATAGAAGGTTTAAGTAAAACAGAAAGAGAAGTAGCTTACAAACACGAAATTGATTATTTAAAAAATGGTAAATTAAATAATATAAACTACATAGACCCAAATATAAAAGACTTACCTGCTGTTAATGGTTATATAGAAGAATTAGAAGAAAAATCATTTAAAAGAGATAGAATAAATAATCAATTTCAAGAACTTTTAAATAGATACGATATAGATATTCCAAAAGATACAAATATTAATTTTACTATTGACCCTTATGATTTTAAAGTAAATGTTAGTGGAATTGATGATAATAATCTAAAAACTCTTTTAGAAGATGCTCTAAATACAGCATATAATTCAAAAGAACTCTTTAAGCATATTTATAAAAGTAGTTCTTACAATAACTCTCAAATATCTCTAGAAAAGAATAATAAAAATCTTATTTTTCATGAGATAAAAGATAAAACGGGTTATGATTTAAGAGATTTAGAAAACAAAGATGGAAAGTTTTTTACACAAGATGGAGTAGATATTATAGAATTATATAAAGAAGGTGTTATAAAATCAAATGATATTCCTGAACAATACAAAGGTTTAATGTTTGAACATAATGTAAAAATATTAAATGATTTAGCT is a genomic window containing:
- a CDS encoding DUF4885 family protein, which produces MIINTSTSSFSSQSGIKVTQHNNSSNNSNNKNEVNLNINSNTLNSLNKLSSLDEQTFLKANTNGYVNLESKIARERLEDIYSKTTKENLKFKDPESHINNKYFSPTYPHYIEGLSKTEREVAYKHEIDYLKNGKLNNINYIDPNIKDLPAVNGYIEELEEKSFKRDRINNQFQELLNRYDIDIPKDTNINFTIDPYDFKVNVSGIDDNNLKTLLEDALNTAYNSKELFKHIYKSSSYNNSQISLEKNNKNLIFHEIKDKTGYDLRDLENKDGKFFTQDGVDIIELYKEGVIKSNDIPEQYKGLMFEHNVKILNDLALKGFDNVPDMNLSIDYKNGSFYDIGQSENFGTEKRDWLDSLKASKEQTLDDAFKEYRKDYSSNKNNQTIIKDSIYKEEYGLNLFKSRNLDLIDKYKDNPELLKLLLIQKYLFGKNDDSLDKKFFELLDNWEDLKSNSKS
- a CDS encoding UDP-N-acetylmuramate dehydrogenase, which codes for MENYFKTIDFKRYSSIHIGSQKEVLVINQISDYEDYQIIGRGNNLLISPDCNKKFAILGENFDYIEEKENLIYVGCATSSGKLLTYTRKNNIANLEFLAKLPGNLGGLVKMNAGLKSWEIFNYVHSIKTKDGYIKKEDLDFSYRHTNINTIIYEVVFQKELGFSKERQDEFVKMRDNQPQKPSAGSCFKNPKDDFAGRLIEAVGLKGYRIGDMEFSNTHANFLVNHGNGTFEDAISLINLAKQKVKEQFNIELETEIIVFS